One Archangium violaceum genomic window, CCGCATGCTCGCGCGGGGGGCGAGCGCTCACGACCGGAGCAACCCGCCAAGAAGAAAGGGGCTGCCCCCCTCGCGGGAGACAGCCCCTGGAACTTCACGCGGTAGAGGCCCGGACTACTTCACGGCCTTCACGCGCTGGCGCTTCTCGGTGTGGCCCTCGGCGGGAGCCTCGGCCTCCGCGGGAGCGGGGGCAACAGCCACGGCCGGCTTGCCGATGCCGTACTTGTCCAGCACCTGCTTCTCCACATCCAGGCGCACCTCGGGGTGGTCGCGCAGGTAGTCCTTCGCGTTCTCCCGGCCCTGGCCGATGCGCTCGCCCTTGAAGGAGAACCAGCTGCCGCTCTTCTCGATGATGCCGTCGTTCGACGCCAGATCGATCAGGTCGCCCTCCTTCGAGATACCCGAGCCGTACATGATGTCGAACTCGACCTCCTTGAAGGGAGGCGCCACCTTGTTCTTCACCACCTTCACGCGGGTACGGCTGCCCACCACGTTCTCGCCGTTCTTGATGGCGCCCACGCGGCGGATGTCCAGGCGCTGCGATGCGTAGAACTTCAGCGCGTTACCGCCCGTCGTCGTCTCCGGGTTGCCGAACATCACGCCGATCTTCATGCGGATCTGGTTGATGAAGATGACGCACGTCTGGCTCTTGCTGATGGTACCGGTGAGCTTGCGCAGCGCCTGGCTCATCAGGCGGGCCTGCACGCCCATGTGCGCATCGCCCATCTCGCCCTCGAGCTCCGCCTTCGGCACGAGCGCGGCCACCGAGTCCACCACCAGCACGTCGATGGCGCCCGAGCGCACCAGCATCTCGGCGATCTCCAGCGCCTGCTCGCCCGTGTCCGGCTGGCTCAGCAGCAGGTCATCGGTGCGCACACCCAGCTTGCGCGCGTAGCCGATGTCCAGCGCGTGCTCGGCGTCGATGTAGCCGGCCACGCCGCCGCGCTTCTGCGCCTCGGCCACGATGTGGAGGCAGAGGGTCGTCTTACCGGAAGACTCCGGCCCGTAGATTTCGACGATGCGGCCCTTGGGCACGCCGCCAACGCCCAGCGCGATGTCGAGCGAGATGCTTCCCGTCGAAATGGCCTGAACATCCCGAACCAGCGGCTCCTCGTTGCCGAGCCGCATGATGGACCCCTTACCGAACTGGCGCTCCACGGCGGACATCGCCAGTTCGATCGCCTTCTCCTTCTCTGGATTCACGGCCATTTCGTCTTGCTCCTTGCGTATGCGGCGAGCCACCCCGGCCCACCTGAACTCGCGTTTAGTACGCTGAAGGATGACCCTAGTCCATCCCTCTGACATGACCCACAACGTTCAGCGTCGAGGCAGCCAGATCAGCAGGCAGGCCAACAGCCCCGCAAGTCCGCTGATCGCCCCCTCATAACCCCAGAAAACACCCAGAAACACCTGGATGACGGACAAGATCGCCAGCACCAGCATACCCGCCCGCTGGGAGGTCGAGCGTTCAGGAGCCAACACCCCGGTCACCAGCGCCAGCAGCGACAGTCCCATGAGCAGGACGGAGGGCTGGAGGGAATCGGATTCGGGCAGCCCCCGCTCGAGCAGGAGCACCCACTCCGCGACGATGCCGGCCCCCAGGGTCCCCCCGGCCGCCAGGGGCGCCCACCGGAAGCCCGGGGCATCCGCGTCGAGGCCCCGCAGATGGTCCAGGTCCTCCGGGCGGACCTCCAGGGCGAAGGGGAAGCCGAGCCGCGTCAGCGCCTCGGTGGCCGAGGCCCGACAGGAGCGCCCCGCCGCGTCCACCAGCCCCGCCAGCTGGCCGCTCTCCAACAGGTGATGGAGCAGGTCCGCGACCTCTCGCGAGCCCCCTCCGGCCGCCAGTGCGTCCAATTGGCGGTTGATCCTCGCGGCCAGCGCGGCCCGCTCGGCGTCGGTGGTAGCGCCGCGAGCCTCCTCGACGAGCTCCTGGACCGGAGCCTCGACCGGCGCCTCCCACGGAGCCAGGGACGGCGGCGCCGAGCCCTCCCCTTCCGTCGGCTCGCCCTGACGGGTGCCGGAGCCGGGGGGGCGCGTATGAGTGGTGCCAGACATGGCGGAAACTGTAACGACCGGCTCACACCCGCTTCAAAGCGTCCCGACGGCCCCTCGCCCTGGAGCTTCCACCAACCGACGCGAGCGCCCCCCTCCGGCGCCCGGACGACAGTGCCCCTCCCTTCCGGGATGTCCACGAGAGGACCTCCCCGCGCGACGCGGCGGCACGGAAGACAGCACCGGAGGAGCGGTGACGGAGTAGACTGGCGGCGCCTTGTCTTCCGCCCCCCCTCCCGCGAAGACCGTGGAAATCCCCTCGCGCCGCTTCGGGCGCTACGTGCTGCGCTCGCGCCTGGGCTCGGGGGGCATGGCGGAAGTGTTCCTCGCGGAGGCGAGGGACGAGAAGGGCATGCCCTTCAAGGTGGCGCTGAAGCTGATGCGCAAGGACGTCACCGCGGAGGCCTTCGCCGACGAGGCGGACCTGATGGGCCTGCTGGAGCACCCCAACCTGGTGAGCCGGCTGGAGATTGGCGAGGCCTTCGGGCGCTACTTCATCGCGATGGAGTTCCTCGTGGGCGGCGACCTGGAGGGGCTGCTCCGGGCGCACGAGAGCCAGGGCGCCCCCCCGCCGGTGGCCGTGGGCGTCCACGTGTGCATCGAGGTGCTGCGGGCGCTGGCCTACTTCCACCAGGCGCGCACGCGCAGCGGCCGGCCGCTGGAGCTCATCCACGGGGACGTGAATCCCTCCAACATCTTCTTCTCCGGGCAGTGCGAGGTGAAGCTCGGCGACTTCGGCGTGGCCAAGGCGCGCGGGTTGGACCTGGGCCCGGAGGACGGGGTGACGGCGGGCAAGCTGCACTACCTGTCTCCGGAGCAGACGCGCGGGGACACGCTGACGCAGTCCTCGGATCTCTTCTCGCTGGGCATCGTCCTGCACGAGCTGGTGCTGGGCTTCCACCCCTTCGCGCGCGACAGCGACGACCCCGAGGTGGTGATGGCCGCCATCCGGGCGGCGAAGCTGATCCTCCCGGACAGGCTGGATCGGCAGCTCGGGGCCATCCTCCGCAAGGCGCTGGCGCCGGACGTGAACCAGCGCTACCGCACGGCGGGAGAGTTCGCTGGAGCACTCTTCACCTGGGCGCTGGACACGGGCCAGCCCTTCGCTCCGCGCGAGCTCCAGCCCTCGTTGCAGCAGGCCCTCTCCCTGGCCCTCTGGGAGCGGGAGAAGGGTCGCCCAAGGTAGATCGGAAAGCGCCACCGAACGAAGGAATTGTCGCGATCCGAAGCCCTTGGCCTGATCGTTGACAGGGTAAGGGTCCACCCGTACGGTGGCGCGCGTCGCTGGTGCCCGAGCATCCGCTCTGGCTTGAAAGGGAATCCGGTGTGAATCCGGAGCTGCCCCGCAGCGGTAAGCGAGAACGAACCCGTCCACCACACACTGGCCGAGAGGCTGGGAAGTAGACGGCATTAGGAATCAGCACCGGCCACACGCCGGATGCTCGCGAGCCCGAAGACCTGCCAGCACCTGCCACTGGGGAGAAATCCAGCGGCGGCTCGACCTGGACGCATCGTCCAGTCGCCCGAGGGGGCGGGGGTCGGCCTTGCGAGTCATCGCACGTCGCATGCGCGGCGCGGGCAGACCTTTTCCTCCTCGGCTCAACACGGTCGCGAACGGAGGAGGAGGAGAATGTTGAACGTCAGCCACACCGCGGGACGCGAGCAGGGCTCGCAGTCCATGTCCGCCCACGGCCTTCAGGAGACGGCCCCCGTGGCCACGCCGCCCACCACCATGCGGGTGCGCAAGCGCAACGGGAGCCTCGAGGGTGCGGACCTGAACAAGATCGTCCGGGCGATCGGCCGGTGTTGCGACGGGCTGCGCCAGGTCGATGCCATCCGCGTGGCGACGAAGACGATCGCCGGGCTCTACGACGGCGCCTCGACGAAGGAGTTGGATCAGCTCTCCATCCAGACCGCGGCCTCGCTGACGCTGGAGGAGCCCGAGTACGCGAAGCTCGCGGCGCGGCTGCTCGCGACGTTCATCGACAAGGAGGTCTCCGGGCAGGAGATCCACTCCTTCTCCCAGTCGATCGCCGCCGGCCAGCGGGTGGGCCTGGTGAACGAGCGGGTGGCGAAGCTCGTCGTGACGAACTCCCGCAAGCTGAACGACGCGATCGATCCCTCGCGCAACCGCCTCTTCGAGTACTTCGGACTGCGCACGGTCTATGACCGCTACCTGCTCAAGCACCCGAAGACGCGCGAGGTGCTCGAGACGCCCCAGCACTTCTTCATGCGCATCGCGGTGGCGCTCGGGGAGACGGTCCCGGAGATCCTCGAGCTCTACCGGCTCTTCTCGACGCTGGAGTACGTGCCGAGCTCCCCCACCCTCTTCAACTCGGGCACGTGCCACGAGCAGCTCTCGTCCTGCTTCCTGCTGGACTCGCCCGGGGACGACCTGGAGAGCATCTACCAGCGCTACACGGACGTGGCGATGCTCTCGAAGTTCTCGGGGGGAATCGGCCTCGCGTACCACCGGGTCCGCTCGCGCGGCTCGCTCATCGGGAGCACGAACGGGCACAGCAACGGCATCGTGCCGTGGCTGAAGACGCTGGATGCCTCGGTGGCGGCGGTGAACCAGGGAGGAAAGCGCAAGGGCGCGTGCTGCGTGTACCTGGAGACCTGGCACGCGGACCTGGAGGAGTTCCTCGAGCTGCGCGACAACACGGGTGACGAGGCCCGGCGCACGCACAACCTGAACCTCGCGAACTGGATTCCGGACCTCTTCATGAAGCGCGTGGAGGCCGATGGGAACTGGTCCCTCTTCGATCCGAAGACGGTGCCGCACCTCACGGACCTGTACGGAGAGGAGTTCGAGCGCGCCTACGCGCAGGCGGAGCAGCAGGGCCTCGCGCTCAAGACGCTGAAGGCGCGGGAGCTGTACGGGCGCATGATGCGGACGCTCGCGCAGACCGGGAACGGGTGGATGACGTTCAAGGACAAGTCCAACCGGGCCTGCAACCAGACGGCGCTGCCGGGCCGGGTCGTCCACCTCTCGAATCTCTGCACGGAGATCCTCGAGGTGACCTCGAAGGACGAGACGGCGGTCTGCAACCTCGGCTCCATCAACCTCGCGCGGCACACGTCCGTGGACGACTCGGGCCGGGTGACGTTCGACTGGGAGAAGCTCGCGCGGACGGTGCGCTCGGCGGTGCGGCAGCTCGATCGGGTGATCGACCTGAACTACTACCCCATCGCCACGGCGAAGGGCTCGAACCTGCGCTGGCGCCCGGTGGGACTGGGCCTGATGGGCCTGCAGGACGTGTTCTTCCAGATGCGCCTGCCCTTCGACAGCGCCGAGGCGCGCACGCTCTCGCGGAAGATCTCCGAGGAGATCTACTTCCACGCCCTCTCCGCCTCGTCGGACATGGCGGCCGAGCGCGGTGCACACCCGTCCTTCCCCGAGACGCGGGCCGCGCGCGGAGAGCTCCAGTTCGACGCATGGAACGTGGTGCCCGAGGACCCTGCGCGCTGGAACGCCCTGCGGAAGCGAATCCAGGAGGTGGGCCTGCGCAACTCGCTGCTCATCGCCATCGCGCCGACGGCGACCATCGCCTCGATCGCGGGCTGCTACGAGTGCATCGAGCCGCAGGTGTCCAACCTCTTCAAGCGCGAGACGCTCTCGGGTGACTTCCTCCAGGTCAACCGCTACCTCGTCGAGGAGCTGAAGGCGCTCGGGAGGTGGAACGAGGACATGCGCGCGCGCATCAAGCTGGCGGAGGGCTCCATCCAGTCGCTCGAGGAGATTCCCGCCGAGGTGCGCGCCATCTACCGCACGGCGTGGGAGCTGCCGATGCGCTCGCTCATCGACATGGCGGCGGACCGGGGCGCCTTCATCGACCAGAGCCAGTCGCTCAACCTGTTCATGGAGGCGCCGAACATCGGCCAGCTCAGCTCCATGTACATGTACGCCTGGAAGAAGGGGCTGAAGACGACCTACTACCTGCGCTCGCGTCCCGCCACGCGCATCGCGAAGACGACCGCCACCCCATCGCCCGCGCCCAAGCCCACCGACACGCAGGCCATCGCCTGCTCTCTCGAGAACCCCGAAGCCTGCGAGGCCTGCCAGTGAGCACCCCAACGAACACCCCCTGGACGCACGCGACGCCGAAGACGGGGGCGCGCCTGTTGGATCCGGGCCTGAACCTCACGCTGCGCCCGATGCAGTACCCGGTCTTCTTCGAGATGTACCGCAACGCCATCAAGAACACCTGGACCGTGGAGGAGGTGGACTTCTCGACGGACGTGGGGGACCTGCGCTCGAAGATGACGGCCGCGGACCGCCACCTCATCCAGCGCCTGGTCGCCTTCTTCGCGACGGGTGACTCGATCGTGTCGAACAACCTCGTGCTGAACCTCTACAAGCACGTGAACGCGCCCGAGGCGCGCATGTACCTGTCGCGGCAGCTCTACGAGGAGGCGCTGCACGTGCAGTTCTACCTCACGCTGCTCGACACGTACGTGCCGGACCCCAACGAGCGGGCGCTGGCCTTCGCGGCGATCGACAACATCCCGAGCATCCGCAAGAAGGCCGAGTTCTGCTTCAAGTGGATCGACTCGATCGGCGAGTTGGAGCGGCTGGAGACACGGGAGCAGCGGCGGAAGTTCCTGCTGAACCTCATCTGCTTCGCGGCCTGCATCGAGGGGCTCTTCTTCTTCGCGGCCTTCGCGTACGTGTACTT contains:
- a CDS encoding ribonucleoside-diphosphate reductase subunit alpha, with product MSAHGLQETAPVATPPTTMRVRKRNGSLEGADLNKIVRAIGRCCDGLRQVDAIRVATKTIAGLYDGASTKELDQLSIQTAASLTLEEPEYAKLAARLLATFIDKEVSGQEIHSFSQSIAAGQRVGLVNERVAKLVVTNSRKLNDAIDPSRNRLFEYFGLRTVYDRYLLKHPKTREVLETPQHFFMRIAVALGETVPEILELYRLFSTLEYVPSSPTLFNSGTCHEQLSSCFLLDSPGDDLESIYQRYTDVAMLSKFSGGIGLAYHRVRSRGSLIGSTNGHSNGIVPWLKTLDASVAAVNQGGKRKGACCVYLETWHADLEEFLELRDNTGDEARRTHNLNLANWIPDLFMKRVEADGNWSLFDPKTVPHLTDLYGEEFERAYAQAEQQGLALKTLKARELYGRMMRTLAQTGNGWMTFKDKSNRACNQTALPGRVVHLSNLCTEILEVTSKDETAVCNLGSINLARHTSVDDSGRVTFDWEKLARTVRSAVRQLDRVIDLNYYPIATAKGSNLRWRPVGLGLMGLQDVFFQMRLPFDSAEARTLSRKISEEIYFHALSASSDMAAERGAHPSFPETRAARGELQFDAWNVVPEDPARWNALRKRIQEVGLRNSLLIAIAPTATIASIAGCYECIEPQVSNLFKRETLSGDFLQVNRYLVEELKALGRWNEDMRARIKLAEGSIQSLEEIPAEVRAIYRTAWELPMRSLIDMAADRGAFIDQSQSLNLFMEAPNIGQLSSMYMYAWKKGLKTTYYLRSRPATRIAKTTATPSPAPKPTDTQAIACSLENPEACEACQ
- a CDS encoding serine/threonine-protein kinase; amino-acid sequence: MSSAPPPAKTVEIPSRRFGRYVLRSRLGSGGMAEVFLAEARDEKGMPFKVALKLMRKDVTAEAFADEADLMGLLEHPNLVSRLEIGEAFGRYFIAMEFLVGGDLEGLLRAHESQGAPPPVAVGVHVCIEVLRALAYFHQARTRSGRPLELIHGDVNPSNIFFSGQCEVKLGDFGVAKARGLDLGPEDGVTAGKLHYLSPEQTRGDTLTQSSDLFSLGIVLHELVLGFHPFARDSDDPEVVMAAIRAAKLILPDRLDRQLGAILRKALAPDVNQRYRTAGEFAGALFTWALDTGQPFAPRELQPSLQQALSLALWEREKGRPR
- a CDS encoding ribonucleotide-diphosphate reductase subunit beta, translated to MQYPVFFEMYRNAIKNTWTVEEVDFSTDVGDLRSKMTAADRHLIQRLVAFFATGDSIVSNNLVLNLYKHVNAPEARMYLSRQLYEEALHVQFYLTLLDTYVPDPNERALAFAAIDNIPSIRKKAEFCFKWIDSIGELERLETREQRRKFLLNLICFAACIEGLFFFAAFAYVYFLRSRGLLHGLAAGTNWVFRDESAHMAFAFEVVKTVRREEPGLFDAEMEREVAAMLDEAVECELQFAEDLLGLGVAGLSVREMRQYLEFVADQRLVMLELPKRYGAKNPFGFMDLQDVQELANFFERRVSAYQVGVEGEVTFDAAF
- the recA gene encoding recombinase RecA, translated to MAVNPEKEKAIELAMSAVERQFGKGSIMRLGNEEPLVRDVQAISTGSISLDIALGVGGVPKGRIVEIYGPESSGKTTLCLHIVAEAQKRGGVAGYIDAEHALDIGYARKLGVRTDDLLLSQPDTGEQALEIAEMLVRSGAIDVLVVDSVAALVPKAELEGEMGDAHMGVQARLMSQALRKLTGTISKSQTCVIFINQIRMKIGVMFGNPETTTGGNALKFYASQRLDIRRVGAIKNGENVVGSRTRVKVVKNKVAPPFKEVEFDIMYGSGISKEGDLIDLASNDGIIEKSGSWFSFKGERIGQGRENAKDYLRDHPEVRLDVEKQVLDKYGIGKPAVAVAPAPAEAEAPAEGHTEKRQRVKAVK